One part of the Candidatus Kouleothrix ribensis genome encodes these proteins:
- a CDS encoding aminotransferase class V-fold PLP-dependent enzyme yields the protein MGIYETLGVKRVINADARLTRLGGSLMPEPVLQAMREAARSYVDMFELQQQVGRRLAALTNNQAAYVATGAAAGLFLSTLACMLGPERLGAIPWPAGADARDEVIIHRAQRIPYDLAVRQAGARLIEIGTQAATTPAELDAAIGARTAAVLFIAGAHLSQGALPLAEVLRIAHARGVPVIVDAAAQLPPPENLWRFTREYGADLAIFSGGKDLCGPQASGLVLGRPDLIAACQAHGAPHQRLGRPMKVGKEELLGLLAAVELYLQHDHAARIAGFERTVAGWIDTLGRLPGLVAERAFPNEAGQPTPRLLLRCDPAVCGMSGAELREQLWAGDPSIAVAAAGTDGIFMSPDLLEPGQEQLIVERIVQLLAGAARPPAPR from the coding sequence ATGGGAATCTACGAGACACTGGGCGTGAAGCGCGTGATCAACGCCGACGCGCGCCTGACGCGCCTGGGCGGATCGCTCATGCCCGAGCCGGTGCTGCAGGCCATGCGCGAAGCCGCGCGCAGCTACGTCGATATGTTCGAGCTGCAGCAGCAGGTCGGCCGGCGGCTGGCCGCGCTGACCAACAACCAGGCCGCGTATGTGGCCACCGGCGCCGCCGCCGGGCTGTTTTTATCGACGCTGGCCTGCATGCTTGGGCCTGAGCGGCTCGGGGCGATACCCTGGCCGGCCGGCGCCGACGCGCGCGACGAAGTGATCATCCACCGCGCCCAGCGCATCCCATACGACCTGGCGGTGCGCCAGGCCGGCGCGCGGCTGATCGAGATCGGCACGCAGGCTGCGACCACGCCGGCCGAGCTCGACGCGGCGATCGGCGCGCGCACCGCAGCGGTGCTGTTCATCGCCGGCGCGCACCTGAGCCAGGGCGCGCTGCCGCTGGCCGAGGTGCTGCGCATCGCGCATGCGCGCGGCGTGCCGGTGATCGTCGACGCGGCCGCGCAGCTGCCGCCGCCCGAGAACCTGTGGCGCTTCACGCGCGAATACGGCGCCGACCTGGCGATCTTCAGCGGTGGAAAGGATCTGTGCGGCCCGCAGGCCAGCGGGCTGGTGCTCGGCCGGCCCGACCTGATCGCGGCCTGCCAGGCCCATGGCGCGCCGCACCAGCGCCTCGGCCGGCCCATGAAGGTCGGCAAAGAAGAGCTGCTAGGCCTGCTCGCGGCGGTCGAGCTATACCTTCAGCACGATCACGCCGCGCGCATCGCCGGCTTTGAGCGCACGGTTGCGGGCTGGATCGACACGCTCGGCCGGTTGCCTGGCCTCGTCGCCGAGCGTGCCTTCCCGAACGAGGCTGGCCAGCCGACGCCGCGGCTACTGCTGCGCTGCGACCCGGCGGTGTGCGGCATGTCCGGCGCCGAGCTGCGCGAGCAGCTGTGGGCCGGCGATCCATCGATCGCGGTGGCGGCGGCGGGCACCGACGGCATATTCATGTCGCCTGATCTGCTCGAGCCGGGCCAGGAGCAGCTGATCGTCGAGCGGATCGTGCAGTTGCTGGCTGGGGCTGCGCGCCCCCCGGCCCCCCGCTGA
- a CDS encoding aminotransferase class III-fold pyridoxal phosphate-dependent enzyme, producing MTNQPPDRSVERSYTLYRQALEVIPGGAQLISRRPELYTLGLTPPYVSRGKGCRFWDLDDNEYVDFMMCVGASILGYADDAVDAAVIAQIGQGTAYSVSHPLEYELAQELVAIIPCAEMVRYCKGGGEANAIAVRIARGYTGREKVLFCGYHGWHDWYLAANLENDSVLDTHLLPGIRPQGVPQGLAGTALPFRYNDLASLELLLEQQRGEVACIILESSRGASQPAPGFLEGVRALASAHGVVLIFDEVVTGFRLGLGGAQTLFGVTPDLATYAKAISNGYAMGAVAGRREVMQVVGDMFVSSTYWSDAIGLAAALATIRELRRRDAFTQIGAFGTRFQQRFNQLAGEHELPLIAAGLPQQVAITATAGDAAQKRALKDYYVQEMTRRGFFTSFGVTPCYAHGEAELELAAAAWREVFPLLRAALRAGDWPQRLVAHSVDAFRRQVG from the coding sequence ATGACCAACCAACCACCCGATCGCTCGGTCGAGCGCTCATATACGCTCTACCGCCAGGCGCTCGAGGTCATCCCCGGCGGCGCGCAGCTGATCAGCCGCCGGCCCGAGCTGTATACGCTAGGCCTGACCCCGCCCTATGTCAGCCGCGGCAAGGGCTGCCGCTTCTGGGATCTCGACGACAACGAGTATGTCGACTTCATGATGTGTGTGGGCGCGTCGATCCTGGGCTACGCCGACGACGCGGTCGATGCGGCGGTGATCGCGCAGATCGGCCAGGGCACGGCCTACAGCGTCAGCCACCCGCTCGAGTACGAGCTGGCGCAAGAGCTGGTTGCGATCATCCCGTGCGCCGAGATGGTGCGCTACTGCAAGGGCGGCGGCGAGGCCAACGCGATTGCGGTGCGGATCGCGCGCGGCTACACTGGCCGCGAGAAGGTGCTGTTCTGCGGCTACCACGGCTGGCACGACTGGTACCTGGCCGCGAATCTCGAGAACGACAGTGTGCTCGACACGCACCTGCTGCCCGGCATCCGGCCGCAGGGCGTGCCGCAAGGGCTGGCCGGCACGGCGCTGCCGTTCCGCTATAACGACCTGGCCTCGCTCGAGCTGCTGCTCGAGCAGCAGCGCGGCGAGGTTGCGTGCATCATCCTCGAGTCCTCGCGCGGCGCGTCGCAGCCGGCGCCTGGCTTTCTCGAGGGTGTGCGCGCGCTGGCCAGCGCGCACGGCGTCGTGCTGATCTTCGACGAAGTGGTCACCGGATTTCGCCTGGGCCTGGGTGGCGCGCAGACGCTGTTTGGCGTGACGCCCGACCTGGCGACGTATGCCAAGGCGATCTCGAACGGCTACGCCATGGGCGCGGTAGCCGGCCGGCGCGAGGTGATGCAGGTAGTCGGCGATATGTTCGTCAGCAGCACCTACTGGTCCGACGCGATCGGGCTGGCGGCGGCGCTGGCGACCATCCGCGAGCTACGGCGGCGCGACGCGTTTACGCAGATCGGCGCGTTTGGCACGCGCTTCCAGCAGCGCTTCAACCAGCTGGCCGGCGAGCACGAGCTGCCGCTGATCGCGGCCGGCCTGCCGCAGCAGGTGGCGATCACGGCCACGGCCGGCGACGCAGCGCAGAAGCGCGCGCTCAAAGACTACTACGTACAAGAGATGACCCGGCGCGGCTTCTTTACCTCGTTTGGCGTGACGCCATGCTACGCCCACGGCGAGGCCGAACTTGAGCTGGCCGCCGCCGCATGGCGCGAGGTGTTCCCGCTGCTGCGTGCGGCCCTGCGCGCGGGCGACTGGCCGCAGCGCCTGGTTGCGCACAGCGTCGACGCGTTTCGCCGCCAGGTCGGCTAG
- a CDS encoding aldolase yields MRKNRVLEKLRQGKAALVTTVTPYASPKLTEMIGLLDFDCVWIDMEHQDYSYDQLFDMALGCRSSGCEPMARIRKGDYWTYSRPFEAGATGIMVPHCRSGAEAEQIVRYSRFHPLGMRGIDGVEVSADYGLAPTGEYMAHANHETFVCVQIEDREAVDDVDAIAAVAGVDILFVGPADLSQSYGIPLQTHDPLIQRAIERVANAAAKHGKAWGLPVGSAEVGERYYEMGARFLACGAAIIMLQQGWKRIRSDFDALLQR; encoded by the coding sequence ATGCGTAAGAACCGTGTGCTCGAGAAGCTGCGCCAGGGCAAGGCCGCGCTGGTCACGACCGTCACGCCGTACGCCTCGCCCAAGCTGACCGAGATGATCGGCCTGCTCGATTTCGACTGCGTCTGGATCGACATGGAGCACCAGGACTACAGCTACGACCAGCTGTTCGACATGGCGCTGGGCTGCCGCTCGTCGGGCTGCGAGCCGATGGCGCGCATCCGCAAGGGCGATTACTGGACCTACTCGCGGCCGTTCGAGGCCGGCGCGACCGGGATCATGGTGCCGCACTGCCGCTCGGGCGCCGAGGCCGAGCAGATTGTGCGCTACTCGCGCTTTCACCCGCTGGGCATGCGCGGCATCGACGGCGTCGAGGTGTCGGCCGACTACGGCCTGGCGCCAACCGGCGAGTACATGGCCCACGCCAACCACGAGACGTTTGTGTGCGTGCAGATCGAGGATCGTGAGGCGGTTGATGATGTTGATGCAATCGCCGCAGTCGCGGGCGTCGACATTCTGTTCGTCGGCCCGGCCGACCTATCGCAGAGCTATGGCATCCCGCTGCAGACGCACGACCCGCTGATCCAGCGTGCGATCGAGCGCGTGGCCAACGCGGCCGCCAAGCACGGCAAAGCCTGGGGCCTGCCGGTTGGCTCGGCCGAGGTGGGCGAGCGCTACTACGAGATGGGCGCGCGCTTTCTGGCCTGCGGCGCGGCGATCATTATGCTCCAGCAGGGCTGGAAGCGCATCCGCAGCGACTTCGACGCGCTACTGCAGCGCTGA
- a CDS encoding aldo/keto reductase, with amino-acid sequence MDYRRLGRTELQVSALALGTVELGLDYGIAAPGEFGRPSLAEAISLVHRALDAGINLIDTARAYGESEAVLGRALRDRRSAALLATKVRTQRDDGTTPVGAELRQHMQQSLDTSLRQLQTDYVDIWQIHNVDAALLEQRDLLAEVFATARRQGKLRAVGGSTYGADLPLAALGTGLFDMLQVTYSVFDQRLAEQVLPAAAAHDIGIVVRSILLKGALTARGDYLPDHLAELRERSRQFRALVAAAGLPYTAVQVAIAFGLAHPHIQAVLVGLRSTWELREALGATTAQLPGELLAQLHALRLDDADLLNPATWGIA; translated from the coding sequence TTGGACTACCGTAGACTGGGGCGCACTGAGCTGCAGGTGTCGGCGCTGGCGCTCGGCACGGTCGAACTCGGGCTCGATTATGGTATCGCGGCGCCGGGTGAGTTCGGCCGCCCGAGCCTGGCTGAGGCGATTAGCCTGGTGCATCGCGCGCTCGACGCCGGCATCAACCTGATCGACACGGCGCGCGCCTATGGCGAGAGCGAGGCCGTGCTGGGCCGTGCGCTGCGCGACCGGCGTAGCGCAGCGCTGCTGGCCACCAAAGTGCGCACCCAGCGCGACGACGGCACCACGCCGGTGGGCGCCGAGCTGCGCCAGCATATGCAGCAGTCGCTCGACACCAGCTTGCGCCAGCTTCAGACCGACTACGTCGATATCTGGCAGATCCACAACGTCGACGCGGCGCTGCTCGAGCAGCGCGATCTGCTGGCCGAGGTGTTCGCCACCGCGCGCCGCCAGGGCAAGCTGCGCGCAGTCGGCGGATCGACCTATGGCGCCGATCTGCCGCTGGCCGCGCTAGGCACCGGCCTGTTCGACATGCTCCAGGTGACCTACTCGGTGTTCGACCAGCGCCTGGCCGAGCAGGTGCTGCCCGCCGCCGCCGCCCACGACATTGGCATTGTCGTGCGCTCGATCTTGCTCAAGGGCGCGCTGACTGCACGCGGCGACTACCTGCCCGATCACCTGGCCGAGCTGCGCGAGCGCTCGCGCCAGTTTCGCGCGCTGGTGGCTGCGGCCGGGTTACCCTACACCGCCGTGCAGGTCGCAATCGCCTTTGGCCTGGCCCACCCGCACATCCAGGCGGTGCTGGTAGGCCTGCGCAGCACCTGGGAGCTGCGCGAAGCGCTGGGGGCCACCACCGCGCAGCTGCCCGGCGAGCTGCTGGCGCAGCTGCACGCGCTCCGGCTCGACGACGCCGACCTGCTCAACCCGGCTACCTGGGGCATCGCTTGA
- a CDS encoding MFS transporter, whose translation MGSALAMIGRRLERTLIGAFPEAVRRNLRIEMIAAIAYGIFYAAAISFTPVVLRRLGATSGMLAIYTAQTYLGSILATFGVLLMRRWRPLVFGAACWLLGRSLLIWTFLIADARWLLVLTAGFWLLEAFPSPAYARVIQAIYPVRYRGRALATVRVGMVLAILIATPLAGFALDYVGYRVLFPLAGLLGVAAALLFTRLRIDDTALPPQQQRSLRSIWALLGQNRRFSIYLLGFSVYGLGFLLGFPLFAIVQVDRLHLSYTAIGALGLVQSLFWLLGNVYWGRLVDRRGGLWVLRANVAIAAIVPLCYIWAFNGWTLLPAFVAHGIISAGIDLGVISTGIELASPETVIEHSALQATIIGLRGILAPFVGIGLLQLGLPDRAIFAIGCVCIGLAWLILGATTAGERRRVRMPGNPPPG comes from the coding sequence GTGGGATCAGCGCTTGCAATGATCGGGCGGCGCCTCGAGCGCACGCTGATCGGGGCCTTCCCCGAGGCAGTGCGCCGCAACCTGCGGATCGAGATGATCGCGGCGATTGCATACGGCATCTTCTACGCCGCCGCGATCTCGTTTACGCCGGTCGTGCTGCGGCGGCTGGGCGCTACGTCGGGCATGCTGGCGATCTACACGGCCCAGACCTACCTCGGCTCGATTCTGGCGACGTTCGGCGTGCTGCTGATGCGCCGCTGGCGGCCGCTGGTGTTTGGCGCGGCATGCTGGCTGCTCGGCCGCAGCCTGCTGATCTGGACGTTTCTGATCGCTGATGCGCGCTGGCTGCTGGTGCTGACCGCCGGCTTCTGGCTGCTCGAGGCTTTTCCATCGCCGGCCTACGCCCGTGTCATCCAGGCGATCTACCCGGTGCGCTACCGCGGCCGCGCCCTGGCGACGGTGCGCGTCGGCATGGTGCTGGCGATTCTGATCGCCACGCCGCTGGCCGGCTTCGCGCTCGACTACGTTGGCTACCGGGTGCTGTTCCCGCTGGCCGGCCTGCTGGGCGTGGCCGCAGCCCTGCTGTTCACGCGGCTGCGCATCGACGACACGGCGCTGCCACCGCAGCAGCAGCGCTCGCTGCGCAGCATCTGGGCGCTGCTCGGCCAGAACCGGCGCTTCTCGATCTATCTGCTGGGCTTCTCGGTGTACGGCCTGGGTTTCCTGCTCGGCTTTCCGCTCTTCGCGATCGTACAGGTCGACCGGCTGCACCTCTCGTATACGGCGATCGGCGCGCTGGGCCTGGTTCAGTCGCTATTCTGGCTGCTGGGTAATGTGTATTGGGGCCGCCTGGTCGATCGGCGCGGCGGCTTGTGGGTGCTGCGCGCGAATGTCGCAATCGCGGCGATCGTGCCGCTGTGCTACATCTGGGCCTTCAATGGGTGGACGCTGCTGCCCGCGTTTGTGGCCCACGGAATTATCTCCGCCGGGATCGATCTCGGCGTGATTAGCACCGGCATCGAGCTGGCCAGCCCCGAGACCGTGATCGAGCACTCGGCGCTCCAGGCGACGATCATCGGCCTGCGGGGCATACTCGCGCCGTTTGTGGGCATCGGCCTGCTGCAGCTGGGCCTGCCCGACCGGGCGATCTTCGCGATTGGGTGCGTGTGTATCGGCCTGGCCTGGCTGATTCTAGGCGCCACCACCGCCGGCGAGCGCCGGCGCGTGCGCATGCCAGGCAACCCGCCGCCCGGCTAG
- a CDS encoding dihydrodipicolinate synthase family protein, translating to MIHGILPALLTPMDADGASVNHATLQRLVEFHIQRGVAGFFVCGGSGEGLLLTPAEREAVLATVVAAVRGRAAVIAHIGALDTATAARLAAHAAGLGVDAVAAVPPVYFRVDDLALVDHYRLIADAAGGTPVYLYNIPSATGVEINARVLARLLELPAIRGIKHSSYDLYDMRTMIELAPGRLTVLSGFDEVCLAGLCMGAHGAIGSTYNVMPATFTALYRAVQSGDLAQAQDLQFRANRVIKALLSVPLIAGLKAVLTDWGYDCGGPRRPQRPLSAAERERLLAAVAAAGLAQLEAEAAALLGRTASL from the coding sequence GTGATCCACGGTATTCTGCCGGCGCTGCTGACGCCAATGGACGCCGACGGCGCGAGCGTGAATCATGCCACGCTGCAGCGGCTGGTTGAGTTCCACATCCAGCGCGGCGTCGCGGGCTTTTTTGTGTGTGGCGGCAGCGGCGAGGGCTTGCTGCTAACGCCCGCAGAGCGCGAGGCCGTGCTCGCCACGGTTGTCGCGGCTGTGCGCGGCCGCGCCGCCGTGATTGCGCATATCGGCGCGCTCGACACCGCTACCGCCGCGCGGCTGGCGGCCCACGCCGCCGGCCTGGGCGTCGACGCAGTCGCGGCCGTACCGCCGGTGTACTTTCGTGTCGACGACCTGGCGCTCGTTGATCACTACCGGCTGATCGCCGATGCAGCCGGCGGCACGCCGGTGTATCTGTACAACATCCCCTCGGCCACCGGCGTCGAGATCAACGCGCGAGTGCTGGCCCGGCTGCTCGAGCTGCCAGCGATTCGCGGGATCAAGCATTCGTCGTACGATCTCTACGACATGCGCACTATGATCGAGCTGGCCCCCGGCCGGCTGACGGTGCTCTCGGGCTTCGACGAGGTGTGCCTGGCCGGGCTGTGCATGGGCGCGCACGGGGCGATCGGCAGCACCTACAATGTCATGCCGGCCACCTTCACCGCGCTGTATCGGGCGGTGCAATCCGGCGACCTGGCCCAGGCCCAGGATCTACAGTTTCGCGCCAACCGGGTGATCAAGGCGCTGCTATCGGTGCCGCTGATCGCCGGGCTGAAGGCTGTGCTGACCGATTGGGGCTACGATTGTGGTGGCCCGCGCCGGCCCCAGCGCCCGCTCAGCGCCGCCGAGCGCGAGCGCCTGCTGGCGGCAGTGGCAGCCGCCGGGCTGGCCCAGCTCGAGGCCGAGGCGGCCGCGCTGCTCGGCCGCACTGCCAGCCTGTAG
- a CDS encoding FadR family transcriptional regulator: protein MLEPLARDTLTKQATDTLRRFILTEDLKPGEQLPSERELSESLSVSRNIVREALSVLVAEGLIVKQPGRGIFVANFDRDLVAPQIAVSVDYNGRSLAALSEARAAVELGAITLIAKRITTAELERLEAINRSLEENMRQRRSTIKDDVEFHKLLLQSTRNPVLIELIPLLVEHFRLAVMYRPSAIFHNPERVVSEHRAIIAALQAHDSAAARQALIEHLHLQDFDT from the coding sequence ATGTTGGAACCGCTCGCGCGCGATACGCTGACCAAGCAGGCGACCGACACATTGCGGCGCTTTATTCTCACCGAGGATCTCAAGCCGGGCGAGCAGCTGCCCAGCGAACGTGAGCTGAGCGAGAGCCTATCGGTCAGCCGTAATATCGTGCGCGAGGCGCTGAGCGTGCTGGTGGCCGAGGGCCTGATCGTCAAGCAGCCGGGGCGCGGGATCTTCGTGGCCAATTTTGACCGCGACCTGGTGGCGCCGCAGATCGCCGTGTCGGTCGACTACAACGGCCGCAGCCTGGCCGCGCTCAGCGAGGCGCGCGCGGCGGTCGAGCTTGGCGCGATCACGCTGATCGCCAAGCGCATCACCACAGCCGAGCTCGAGCGGCTAGAGGCGATCAACCGCTCGCTCGAAGAGAACATGCGCCAGCGTCGCTCGACGATCAAAGACGATGTTGAGTTCCACAAGCTGCTGCTGCAATCGACGCGCAACCCGGTGCTGATCGAGCTGATCCCGCTGCTGGTTGAGCATTTTCGGCTGGCGGTGATGTACCGGCCAAGCGCGATCTTCCATAACCCCGAGCGGGTAGTTTCCGAGCACCGTGCGATCATCGCCGCGCTGCAGGCGCACGATAGCGCAGCGGCGCGCCAGGCGCTGATCGAGCATCTGCATCTTCAGGATTTCGATACGTAA